The DNA sequence ACTTCCCAGTCTTCGTCAGTTGATACATGCCAACCTTTTGGTGCCAGTTTCCCGCCTTTTAACGTATATGCATTATAAAGCCTGCCATAGGTTGCAATAGTATCATTATCCTTTGTATTATTATAATTACAATATGCTCCATCTTTATATGATTTCCAATCATTTAACCAGATTGACTCATCGGTGATATCCTTGATTTCTGTTCCATCATTGTATTTTGTAGTCCTTAGATTTTCAGCCATCCATGTTTGGCTACCAACTTTGATGGTTTTATAAATATTACCATCCTGATCCGTTACTGATCCATAGGTCAAATTCGGATTAAATACGGCCGTTGTTTTTCCATTCGTTTCGTTACCTGCTTCAGGATTTTCATCCTTTCCACAACCGGAAAGAAAGAGAAGAAAGAGAATTAACGAGAAATAAAATTTTGATTTCATAGTGTTGTTTTTTAGAGGTTTTGATTCCTGATTAAAATTGTTTACTCATAAAAAATGCGTGAAGCAGGTGCTTTATTACCATGCACACAGGTCTTAAACCCTTATGCTAAAGCTGCTCCACGCAAAATATTTTGTTGATAATATGGTAATAAAGCTACATGGGTAAAAGTAGCTGGACGAATATTAAGCTGCTAATTTCTGCAATCTTGCAGTAATTAGTATTTCTGTATTATTTCGATAAAGGCTACTGGAAGTGATATCTTTTTAGGCTCACCCCTATATCCCGTAATATAGTAGCTCCTTGCCAACCGGTCATCAATCAATTTCACAAAGGCATTTTTAATACGTGAACAATTCACATTAACCGAGTTATCTAAAGGGTCAACCAAACGTTCGATGTTTCTGGCAATTTCTTCTTTATCGCTTTTATTGCTTATCCGTTCGTAAATCGTTCGTAATTCTTCCTTATAATCAGACAGCGAGTTTAGCATAACCCCTTCAGGATGTTTCAGAAAGAAGTAATACAGTGCTTTGGGCAACCTGGGCATTTCCACAATCATGTTTCCATAATCGGGAAGTGTGATTTGAAAATCGTATTTCGAAACCCAATCAATGCGCAAGCGACTAAGCTCAGGTACTATATCTGTTTTAATTTCGAGGGGTTTGCCAACTATTGCCAACTGATTAAAAACGGGAACACTATTACTATCAACTATTCGTAAAGCGATTTCTGCCAAGAGGGAGTACATTCCTTGGTCTTTCAGGTATTCAATTTTCCG is a window from the Aquipluma nitroreducens genome containing:
- a CDS encoding fibrobacter succinogenes major paralogous domain-containing protein, which translates into the protein MKSKFYFSLILFLLFLSGCGKDENPEAGNETNGKTTAVFNPNLTYGSVTDQDGNIYKTIKVGSQTWMAENLRTTKYNDGTEIKDITDESIWLNDWKSYKDGAYCNYNNTKDNDTIATYGRLYNAYTLKGGKLAPKGWHVSTDEDWEVLKKFVGYTDVDKLKEKGDLHWQGQSPGSNETGFTALGGGSRNDLGFEYINFKANWWIYTLDSDSTCPYVQIHTDYSNIFINSKDKNVGLSVRCVKD